In Halanaerobiales bacterium, one DNA window encodes the following:
- a CDS encoding iron chelate uptake ABC transporter family permease subunit yields the protein MRDEEDINKKRFWKIIIFSIISLFIVFILSISIGSSYIPFNNIIKILLGIEQNNLETQRIIVNNIRLPRVIMSFLVGSGLAIAGVIFQGIIRNPMADPYIVGISAGAGTGVTLAIVLGINFTILGIGTLPIMAFVGAILTVYAVYNLARVNNKVPVMTFLLAGVAVGYVLNAFTSFLMVIGSNELHQIVYWLMGSIANSNWHEIKMILPYYIIGLLPVSFFLNDLNIILLGEENAQYLGVDVEKVKLILIVSATMITAAVVSVSGSIGFVGLIIPHITRMLVGPDHRKLLPFAAIFGGIFMMISDDLARFLLSPLEIPVGIITSLAGGPYFIYLLRKKKNSSW from the coding sequence ATGAGAGATGAAGAAGATATTAATAAAAAAAGATTCTGGAAAATAATTATTTTTTCAATTATATCTCTTTTTATTGTTTTTATTCTTTCAATATCAATTGGATCCAGCTATATACCTTTTAATAATATAATTAAAATATTATTGGGGATTGAACAAAATAATTTAGAAACTCAAAGAATAATAGTAAATAATATAAGATTACCGAGAGTAATTATGAGTTTTCTGGTTGGTTCAGGTCTGGCTATAGCAGGAGTTATTTTTCAAGGAATAATTAGAAATCCAATGGCTGATCCATATATTGTTGGTATTTCAGCTGGGGCTGGTACTGGAGTTACTTTAGCTATAGTTTTAGGTATTAATTTTACTATTTTGGGTATAGGAACTTTGCCTATTATGGCTTTTGTAGGCGCAATACTAACAGTATATGCTGTTTACAATTTAGCGCGTGTTAATAATAAAGTTCCAGTAATGACTTTTTTATTAGCAGGGGTAGCAGTAGGTTATGTTTTAAATGCATTTACTTCTTTTTTAATGGTTATTGGATCAAATGAATTACATCAAATTGTTTATTGGTTAATGGGTTCTATTGCGAACAGCAATTGGCATGAAATAAAAATGATTTTACCTTATTATATTATTGGATTATTACCAGTTAGTTTTTTTCTAAATGATTTAAATATAATTTTACTAGGTGAAGAAAATGCACAATATTTAGGTGTTGATGTAGAAAAAGTAAAATTAATTTTAATAGTTTCAGCAACAATGATTACAGCAGCTGTAGTCTCAGTTAGTGGTAGTATCGGATTTGTAGGACTTATAATTCCTCATATAACTAGAATGTTAGTTGGACCTGATCATCGAAAATTGTTACCATTTGCAGCAATTTTTGGTGGTATTTTTATGATGATTTCTGATGATTTAGCTAGATTTTTACTTTCACCACTTGAAATTCCAGTTGGAATAATTACTTCACTTGCAGGTGGTCCTTATTTTATTTATCTTTTACGCAAGAAAAAGAATAGTAGTTGGTGA
- a CDS encoding heme ABC transporter ATP-binding protein, with amino-acid sequence MLNIKNLSFKYKNEEVLKDIDYHLEKNDFVGIIGPNGSGKSTLLKNISRILNPNKGVIYLDQKLLNQYSSKELAKKMAVVPQNTNVDFNFTVYDIIMMGRNPYQGKWGKINEKDSEIVNEVMEVTDTKYLEDKKINQLSGGERQRVIIARSLAQKPDLLLLDEPTSSLDINYQGEIFDLISELNQKLSLTIIVVSHDLNLASQYCDELILLSQGKIYAVGSPEEVLTEKNIREVYNTEVIIKRNNITDRPYVTLVPRNYQVMDTPKGERIHIVAGGGSGSELFKRLNKEGYTNISCGVLNQGDRDWETARKLNYKIVEIPPFDYVGEISSGRNKEEMEKAEIIIVTNTPFGHGNLGNLKTVSEMNDKDIIVEAKKDFSYRDYTDGKAQKFWKKIIDKNNTHIYKNTSEIIKNLNKLLD; translated from the coding sequence ATGTTAAATATTAAAAATTTAAGTTTTAAATATAAAAACGAAGAAGTTCTTAAAGATATTGACTATCATTTAGAAAAAAATGATTTCGTTGGTATAATTGGGCCAAATGGTTCAGGAAAATCTACTTTACTTAAAAATATTAGTAGAATTCTTAATCCAAATAAAGGAGTTATTTATCTTGATCAAAAATTGTTAAATCAATATAGTAGTAAAGAACTTGCAAAAAAAATGGCTGTAGTACCACAAAATACAAATGTAGATTTTAATTTTACAGTTTATGATATTATTATGATGGGTAGAAATCCTTATCAGGGTAAATGGGGAAAAATTAATGAGAAAGATAGTGAAATTGTAAACGAAGTAATGGAAGTTACTGATACTAAATATTTGGAAGATAAAAAAATAAATCAGTTGAGTGGAGGAGAAAGACAGCGAGTTATTATTGCAAGATCACTTGCTCAAAAACCTGATTTATTATTACTTGATGAACCAACTTCAAGTCTTGATATTAATTATCAGGGTGAAATTTTTGATTTAATTTCTGAGTTAAATCAAAAGCTATCTTTAACTATAATTGTAGTTTCTCATGATTTGAATTTAGCAAGTCAGTATTGTGATGAATTAATATTATTATCACAAGGTAAAATTTATGCTGTAGGTAGTCCAGAAGAAGTACTTACTGAGAAAAATATAAGAGAAGTGTATAATACTGAAGTTATAATAAAAAGAAATAATATTACTGATAGACCTTATGTTACTTTGGTTCCTCGAAATTATCAGGTTATGGATACTCCTAAAGGGGAGAGAATTCATATTGTAGCTGGTGGTGGTTCTGGAAGTGAACTTTTTAAAAGATTAAATAAAGAAGGTTATACAAATATTAGTTGTGGAGTTTTAAATCAAGGTGATAGAGATTGGGAGACTGCTCGCAAATTAAATTATAAAATTGTGGAAATTCCTCCATTTGATTATGTAGGAGAAATAAGTTCTGGAAGAAATAAAGAAGAAATGGAAAAAGCAGAAATTATAATTGTAACTAATACCCCATTTGGACACGGGAATCTGGGTAATCTTAAAACAGTTTCTGAGATGAATGATAAAGATATAATAGTAGAAGCTAAAAAAGATTTTTCTTATAGAGATTATACAGATGGGAAAGCACAAAAATTTTGGAAAAAAATAATAGATAAAAACAATACTCATATATACAAAAATACTTCAGAAATAATAAAAAATCTTAACAAATTACTAGATTGA
- a CDS encoding 2'-5' RNA ligase yields the protein MIESASLEDEYFIVLTLKGKVSRLANRVQKLIAEHYEVYKGENYPVLHVTIDRINKEKLDQAVKILNDLITNIEPIKIKIEEIDCFEVSEGDDLLLLDVKNTGSLLSSAKLLHNKFVEENISTIDNYEDWDFHITIINNNFATNPISKKDFSEIQYLLQDFKVPFNSYADKLEIWQASLEPEERVLKSYDLSGGEKKNE from the coding sequence ATGATAGAATCAGCCTCTTTAGAAGATGAATATTTCATTGTATTAACCCTTAAAGGTAAAGTATCTCGTTTGGCTAATAGAGTTCAAAAATTAATTGCTGAGCATTATGAAGTATATAAAGGTGAAAATTATCCAGTTTTACATGTAACTATTGATCGAATTAATAAGGAAAAATTGGACCAGGCTGTTAAGATTTTAAATGATTTAATTACAAATATTGAGCCGATAAAAATCAAAATTGAAGAAATTGATTGTTTTGAAGTATCTGAAGGTGATGATTTATTACTTTTAGATGTAAAAAATACTGGTTCTCTTTTATCATCAGCTAAATTATTACATAATAAATTTGTCGAGGAAAATATTTCTACAATTGATAATTATGAAGATTGGGATTTTCATATTACAATTATAAATAATAATTTTGCAACTAATCCTATTTCTAAAAAAGATTTTTCTGAAATTCAATATTTACTTCAAGATTTCAAAGTTCCCTTTAATTCTTATGCAGATAAATTAGAAATTTGGCAGGCAAGTCTCGAACCAGAAGAAAGAGTATTAAAAAGTTATGATTTATCAGGTGGTGAAAAGAAAAATGAGTAA